In Pyrococcus kukulkanii, the genomic window GGTGATTGAGTTGGGAAGGTGCTTGGTGCAGTTGTTGAAGTCTGCGTTGTCGTAGTTTTCGTCTCTGTTTTAGTTTCTGTTTTTGTCTGGGTTGGAGTTTCCGTTCTTGTAGGCGTTGGAGTTTTTGTCTCTGTTTTTGTTTCCTCTGGTTTCTCTGGCGGCTTATATGTTCCCTTTATTACTGGGATCATCAAGACCGTCGCGAGCTTCTTGTTCTTCAGATCATAGCTCTTGAGTTGCTCTTCTTGGGTTAGCTTGAATTCTGGGGGCACTAATAGATCTACCACTCTTGGCGCTAGACCGTCTATTACCGCTTGTGGCTCTGCTCCTCCTAGCTTCCATTGTTCAGCTTCAACAGCCACTGATCTCCACTTATCAGGCCCATAGCCATCTTGGCTTCCAACTAAGACCGCTAAGTATAGGCCGTAGGTGGTGTTAATCGTAAGGAACTTCTTCGGTAGCTCAACCACTATTGCATTTCTAGTTGGATCAGCTGAGATCCTCATTTCTCCTTGGTACACGGTTCCATTCGGAAGGACGATTAAATTCCCGTAGTCCCATCCTGCAATTCTAAGGGCTAAGTCCCAGGGATGGTTTGGATCTAAGTTAACGTTACTTCCTGGCCCGTCTGGGTACATCTTTATTGCTGAGGTGTTTCCTCCTGGCCTGAAGTCAAAGTACACCTCTATAATCTGGAGGCTGAATCCATTTGGAGCATTCCATGGATTGTCGCCAAGCTCCTTGAAGTAGAATTCCAGTTTCCAGTACTCCTCTTCTTCTTTCATAATGAACTTGAGGAGGTCTAGGTGGTGTGGGATGAAGACCTTGTCAGTTGCGTAAGTGTAAGTTCCCGGCCCGTGATCATCTCCTTCTGGATCAATTATCACTATCGCTGGTTTTATCATTGGAATGGCCCTTACCGTTGCCAGTTTCTTCTTCTCCAGATCATAGCTCTTGAGTTGCTCTTCCTGGGTTGGCTTGAACCCTGGGGGGGCAAGTAAGTCCATAACCCTAGGTGCTAGACCATCTATCACGGCTTGTGGCTCTGCTCCTCCTAGCTTCCATTGTTCAGCTTCAACCGCTACCGGCCTCCACTTGTCTGGTCCATAACCGTCCTGGGATCCAACTAATACAACTCCCCACAGTCCATAGCTCTCGTTGAGCTTTATGAATTTCTTCGGAACTACCACGACTATCTTATTGCTCGTTGGGTCTGCAGAAATCTTCATTTCTCCTTGGTATACAGTTCCGTTTGCCAAAACTATGATATTTCCATAGTCCCAGCCGGCTATTCTAAATGCAACATCCCAGGGATGATCTGGATCTAAGTTAACATTGCTCCCAGGACCATCGGGATACATCTTTATTGCTGAGGTGTTTCCTCCAGGCTTAAAGTCGAGGTAAACCTCTATAATCTGGAGGCTGAATCCATTTGGAGCATTCCATGGGTTGTCTCCGAGCTCCTTGAAGTAGAACTCCATGACGTAGGAATCGGTCTGCTCAAGTAGTCTGAATCTAAGTAGGTCTAGGTGATGTGGCACGAAGACCTTGTCCGTTGCATAGGTGTAAGTCCCTGGCCCGTGATCATCTCCCTCAACGTCCTTTATGTCAACTAACGGCACGCCTTTCACTTGCACTGGAAGCTTAACTTCCACTGGAGTCGTGATGACCTCGAGTTCCCCATCCTTAACCGTAGAGACTGCGAAGTAGAAGTCTTCGGGAGTTTCTATATATTCAAATGGAAGTATGATGTGAACCATGTTGTTCTGAATTAGGACTTTGGCTTCTCCTGCCTTCTCGTACCCTTCGTATCCTGTTGCTTTGTACACTTCCGCTTTTCCGTCTTTGACTAAGATGTGCTTGGTTATCATTAATCCAACGCTATCCTTTGAGAACGGGAACATTGAGTACCTGAATTCCTTTGGTTTTTCTTGAAGGAGCGTGAACGTGTTTCCTTCTCTCTTTTCATTTTCGTAAATGGATATTTCAAGTTCAGTTAAGTTAGTCCCGCTAATTACGAAATGCATACCGTTCGAATCAAAGTATATGCACACCTCTTTTGCCAGCGGGGAGAGGCTTGAGAACTTTTCCGTTTTGTTCTCGGTAAGTCCCACCAATGCCCTGGTGAAGTACGGCTTTCCATCTGGATAATAGTTTCCGTAGAGATAGGAGGGTGGCTCTAGACCAGCTAACTTGTATATCTCGTAAAGGTAAACTTTGAAGTACCTGTCGAACGTGTAGTCTTGACCGCTGTCTTGGTCGTTTCCGTACCACCAGAACCAGTCACTTCCCTCCGCAAGTAGGAGGTATGTATAAGCTTTCTCCCAGTTTTCCTGACTCATTTTGTCTTTTTCCTTCATCAAAGCTTTTCTAGCTAAGTACAGCCAGTGCCATGCATAGTTTTCCTGGGGTTCCCCTATCCATGTTGAGAGCGTCCCATCTATCCAGCTCGATTCTGGCCAGTACATTTCCTCCTTTACTCCAACCATATCGTATAACTCTCCGAGGGACTTGGCCTTCTTTAGTGCCTCAACTCTATCTCCCGTGAGATCTAGCCTTTCGAGCATCTTTGGTGTAAGCTTGTTGGCCTTATCCCCATACATCTGAATGTACTCGGAGGGAGTTACAGTTCTTATTAGTCCTTTCTTCTGTAGCTCGGTTAGTTTCTGGTATAACGTTTCAAGGAATAATTTTCCATCGTACGGATAGTGCTCCCAGGGATTCTCACCGTCAAGCGTTATCACGTAAACAAGAGAGCCGTCATAATTCAGTTTCTGGATCTTTAAGAGGTCATTTATGAAGTCCTCAACGGCTTTGTACTGGTTCATTCCTGAGTACGTAAAGCCTACCTTGTCGCTTAGAATGTGATCCCTGGGGAATAGGTAGATTTTCTTTCCGTTGAACTCTGCAACCCAGGGCTTGTAATAGTTTTCGGGGCTGTACTTTATGCCAAGCCTCTGGAGGACTAATTGATCCGTCATTACCCACTGCCATCCGTTTTCTGTTAATATCTCTAAGGTCTTATCATTGAGGGCACTTTCCGCCGCCCATCCACCCCTAGGCGTTACTTTTCCTCCGCCCAGGTACTTTTTGTAAAGCTCATTCGCAACTTTAACCTGGTCATCGAAATCCTTGTACCAGCCAAAGTCATTGAGAATTGGTCCTATTGGATGGGCAAATGGTACGGTCGTTACTTCCACGTTACCGTTCCCGAGTAGTAGATTTATCTCCTCGTGCATCTTAAAGGTATTGTTGAGGAGCCACATCTGGTGCTTTAGAACCGTCTTGAGGTCATCTCTTGTGTATCCCC contains:
- a CDS encoding glucodextranase DOMON-like domain-containing protein; protein product: MRKLLSLFAIFLILFSTLAVPAKAEEPKPLNVIIVWHQHQPYYYDPIQGIFTRPWVRLHAANNYWKMAYYLSKYPEVHATIDLSGTLIYQIAQYMNGSKDTYQIISEKIANGEPLTVEEKWFMLQAPGGFFDHTIPWNGEPVTDSSGNPIRKIWKRYSELRSKMIRLKAKYANLPLEEQKIKVTEGFTEQDYIDLAVLFNLAWIDYNYIMEHPDLKALYEKVDVGGYTRDDLKTVLKHQMWLLNNTFKMHEEINLLLGNGNVEVTTVPFAHPIGPILNDFGWYKDFDDQVKVANELYKKYLGGGKVTPRGGWAAESALNDKTLEILTENGWQWVMTDQLVLQRLGIKYSPENYYKPWVAEFNGKKIYLFPRDHILSDKVGFTYSGMNQYKAVEDFINDLLKIQKLNYDGSLVYVITLDGENPWEHYPYDGKLFLETLYQKLTELQKKGLIRTVTPSEYIQMYGDKANKLTPKMLERLDLTGDRVEALKKAKSLGELYDMVGVKEEMYWPESSWIDGTLSTWIGEPQENYAWHWLYLARKALMKEKDKMSQENWEKAYTYLLLAEGSDWFWWYGNDQDSGQDYTFDRYFKVYLYEIYKLAGLEPPSYLYGNYYPDGKPYFTRALVGLTENKTEKFSSLSPLAKEVCIYFDSNGMHFVISGTNLTELEISIYENEKREGNTFTLLQEKPKEFRYSMFPFSKDSVGLMITKHILVKDGKAEVYKATGYEGYEKAGEAKVLIQNNMVHIILPFEYIETPEDFYFAVSTVKDGELEVITTPVEVKLPVQVKGVPLVDIKDVEGDDHGPGTYTYATDKVFVPHHLDLLRFRLLEQTDSYVMEFYFKELGDNPWNAPNGFSLQIIEVYLDFKPGGNTSAIKMYPDGPGSNVNLDPDHPWDVAFRIAGWDYGNIIVLANGTVYQGEMKISADPTSNKIVVVVPKKFIKLNESYGLWGVVLVGSQDGYGPDKWRPVAVEAEQWKLGGAEPQAVIDGLAPRVMDLLAPPGFKPTQEEQLKSYDLEKKKLATVRAIPMIKPAIVIIDPEGDDHGPGTYTYATDKVFIPHHLDLLKFIMKEEEEYWKLEFYFKELGDNPWNAPNGFSLQIIEVYFDFRPGGNTSAIKMYPDGPGSNVNLDPNHPWDLALRIAGWDYGNLIVLPNGTVYQGEMRISADPTRNAIVVELPKKFLTINTTYGLYLAVLVGSQDGYGPDKWRSVAVEAEQWKLGGAEPQAVIDGLAPRVVDLLVPPEFKLTQEEQLKSYDLKNKKLATVLMIPVIKGTYKPPEKPEETKTETKTPTPTRTETPTQTKTETKTETKTTTTQTSTTAPSTFPTQSPQSPTKEGICGPGAILGLALLILLKRRL